From the genome of Gemmatimonadota bacterium:
CTGGCTCAGCTCTTCTGACAGGCCAGGAGCTGCAAGTACGGCGCGTTCGTTCCCGCCACAGACCCGGCGCTGGCCACCGTGATTCCGGTCGAGGCGCTGGCCAGGGCGGCCAGGTCGGGCTTGCCGATGGCGTCGGCTGGCTTGAAATCAAACAGGGCCCGCCGCGTCGTTCCGGAAGGGGTGGTTTTCTCCCAGCCCCAGTTGGTGGTCGCCGCGTGGTTGTGCCCCGGGTCGGTCACGACGTGGCTGTGCGTGCCCGTGGACCGGCTCTCTTGATTGCTCAGCGCCTCGCCGGCCGTGCCGCCCACGGTTCCGCCAGCCGGTACACCCACTAAGTAGCGGCCCCGGGCCGCGTCCAGCGCGCTCCATCCCGCAGGGCAGGCCGTGAGGTTGAAGAACACGACCGCGCCTGCCTGTACGTCCAGCCCGCCCGGGCCCATGGCCCCCGCCTCCTCTCCGCAGGCGCCGACCACGAGCGGCGTGATCAGCAGGGCAGGGATCCCTAACGCTTGGCAGATCTGTCTCTTCACGGTGCACCTCCACCTGAGGTTTAAGAGATTGACCTTTCCGGCTGAAAGCGCCGAACCACGAGGCCGGCCGGTGAGACCCGGCCGCGCGGATGCCCGCCGCCTCGAGGTCGAATAGTGAAGGCGACCCGTCGTTAGATTGTCGTCTGGAGTCGTCTGGAAGCGCGCGCGGCCAGGTCCCCTGCTCTCAATGACCAGTCACCACGGAGGGCGCGGAGAACGCGGAGGCGGTCTGGTGGATCCGTGGTTCCTCCGTGCTCTCAGCGCACTCTGTGGTGAACACGTGTGGATTCTTGGAAGGCGGGGCTAGACTGCACTATTGAGGAAGCGCGAGCCAGAGGGCGCCAGCCAGCAGCGCGGCCAGCGGCAGGGTGAGCAGCCAGGCGCCCACGATGCCGGCCGCGACGCGGCGTCGCAGCGCGCCGGTGCTGCTGCCGATGCCGAAGATCGCGCCCACGGCCACGTGCGTGGTGGAGACGGGCAGGCCCAGCCGCGAGGCGAAGAGCACGAGCGCGGCGGTGACCAGGTTGGCGGCCAGCCCCTGGCCGGAGTTCATGGGCGTGATGCGCTGGCTCATGGTGCGGGCGACGCGTGCCGCGCCCAGCCACCCTCCGGCCGCCATGGCCAGGGCCACCAGCAGCAGCGCCAGCAGATCGCCGCCCCCCGCCCCGCCCGCCCCCCCGGCCACCAGCGCCAGTGCTGCCAGCTTGGGTGCGTCGTTCACGCCGCGGGCGAAGCTCACCGTGCCGGCGCTCAGGAAGTGCAGGGCATCCACGGCGGGCCCGGCCTGCAGGCCCAGGAGTGTTCCGCCATAGGTTGGCCGGCAGGGCACCGGCTGGATGCGCGCCACCAGTTGGGTGCTCGCCGTCGCCGCGGCCGCACCGGCCCCTGCCGGTGCTTCGATCAGTGGCGCCGCCGCCTCCACACACACGCAGGTGGTTTCCGTGAGCCCCAGCGCCAGGCGCAGGCGGCTGAGGGGCGGATAGAGCAGGCGCACGGCGGCCAGCGCCAGCAGCGGGCCGGCCACGAGCGGCAGTACGAACCGGGACCCCAGCACGGCCGGATCCAGGCCGGCCGGCGCCGCCGCCAGCCCCCCACCCAGCAGCGCGCCCAGCAGTGCATGTGTGGTCGAGACCGGCAGCCCCAACCGGCTGGCCAGGGCTACCGTGCCGGCCGCACCCAGGGCCACGGAAAGCGTGAAACGCGGGTCGCCCACCAGCGCGTCCGGCACCAGCCCCGCACCCTGGAAGCTGGCCAGCAGGCCCCGCGCCAGGAACACGGCCGCCACGCTGCCGCCGAACGTGGTGAGGGTCGCCCAGCTCAGCGCGCGCCGGTACCCGGCCGCTCCACTGCCATACAGCGTCGCGACACCCTTGAAGTTGTCGTTCGCGCCGTTGCTCGCGGCCAGGAACGCGGCCGCCAGAAGAAGGATGATCTCCACGGATGCTCAATTCGGCGGCGCAGGCTGCGGTTCCGGCGCGTGTCCGCCTGCCGCGGCTGGCACACCCGGGTTCGCTTGACAGCGCTCCGGCAGCCCTCTACGCTTCGCCCATGCCCACCCGCATGAGAGCGCCGCGCCGCCGTGCGCGCCCCCACCTGCGCTACACGCCGGAGGTAGCCCGAGCCACCACTCCCATCTACCAGAGAGTGGGGGACCAGATACCCGAGGTCGAGTGGGCGCTGCACGCACCTTACGTCTACGCCATCAACCAGCTCAAGCACGAGCGCCGCGCGGTCATCCTGGCGCACAACTACCAGACCCCCGAGATCTACCACGGCGTCGCCGACATCACGGG
Proteins encoded in this window:
- a CDS encoding inorganic phosphate transporter, with amino-acid sequence MEIILLLAAAFLAASNGANDNFKGVATLYGSGAAGYRRALSWATLTTFGGSVAAVFLARGLLASFQGAGLVPDALVGDPRFTLSVALGAAGTVALASRLGLPVSTTHALLGALLGGGLAAAPAGLDPAVLGSRFVLPLVAGPLLALAAVRLLYPPLSRLRLALGLTETTCVCVEAAAPLIEAPAGAGAAAATASTQLVARIQPVPCRPTYGGTLLGLQAGPAVDALHFLSAGTVSFARGVNDAPKLAALALVAGGAGGAGGGDLLALLLVALAMAAGGWLGAARVARTMSQRITPMNSGQGLAANLVTAALVLFASRLGLPVSTTHVAVGAIFGIGSSTGALRRRVAAGIVGAWLLTLPLAALLAGALWLALPQ